In the genome of Neoarius graeffei isolate fNeoGra1 chromosome 27, fNeoGra1.pri, whole genome shotgun sequence, one region contains:
- the LOC132874866 gene encoding THAP domain-containing protein 1 A-like — translation MPESCMAYKCHNRRGQKSGRKFHRLPWDPDRRAKWIAAISRADPNNKNKAWVPTGKNDHWRLCSDHFISGKKGNDPTSPDYAPSIFAHTSTPLKRKRKREMETYTRREQSKKQRRDQCAKAPAASALLKLSEQVISTTLAPDSVNVMGDDQDNPATMTADECQNTECIELKQSFEQLSSSFDKLKAHSEMLETDCQALRNENSILKDKIKSLSLLEADFKDDDDKVKMLTGVQSFTALMTLFYIIQDHLKANSALSPFKQFILTLLRLRLNLSFTFLAYYFGVHVMTVSQIFHHCINLMYTRLAPSLVFWPDREELR, via the exons atgccggagagttgtatggcatataaatgccacaacaggagaggtcagaaatcgggaagaaagtttcataggctgccatgggaccctgacaggcgtgcaaaatggattgctgctatcagccgggccgatccaaacaacaagaacaaggcatgggtaccgactggaaagaacgatcactggcgcctgtgcagtgaccatttcatctcag GGAAGAAGGGCAATGACCCGACCTCTCCAGATTATGCACCGTCCATTTTTGCTCACACTTCCACTCCACTGAAGAGAAAACGAAAGAGAGAAATGGAAACGTACACAAGACGTGAGCAATCAAAGAAGCAACGTCGTGATCAGTGCGCAAAGGCACCGGCTGCCAGTGCTCTTCTTAAGTTGTCTGAGCAAGTTATTTCCACAACACTGGCACCAGATTCTGTGAATGTGATGGGGGATGACCAGGATAATCCCGCAACAATGACAGCAGATGAGTGTCAAAACACGGAGTGCATTGAGCTCAAACAGTCGTTTGAACAATTATCTTCATCATTTGATAAACTCAAAGCCCACTCAGAAATGCTTGAAACTGACTGTCAGGCACTTAGAAATGAAAATTCAATCCTCAAAGATAAaattaaatctctctctctactTGAAGCCGACTTCAAGGATGATGATGACAAGGTGAAGATGTTAACCGGGGTTCAGTCCTTTACAGCATTGATGACCTTGTTCTACATTATTCAGGATCATTTAAAGGCAAATTCCGCCCTGTCACCATTTAAGCAATTTATATTGACTCTTTTACGGTTGCGATTAAACTTATCATTTACATTCTTAGCTTACTACTTTGGTGTACATGTTATGACTGTGTCTCAGATATTTCACCACTGTATCAATTTAATGTACACAAGATTAGCACCATCTTTAGTTTTCTGGCCAGATAGGGAGGAACTTAGATGA
- the LOC132874867 gene encoding cyclin-dependent kinase 12-like isoform X2, which yields MKMSEAEFTSQAPQVPTTTTLPLPPPPQLPPLPPLPQRPPSHEVYSQSHRTPSVTRTSTYPAVLSNQAASPPLETSHLFLTSSHGEFTSQAPQLPTTTTLPLPPPSPLPPLPQLPTISPLPAPPQLPSKSPLFRTSSHGDFCRLVLQHLRTIEEEIKEVKGVTQWR from the exons ATGAAGATGAGTGAAGCTG AGTTTACCAGTCAGGCACCACAGGTCccaaccaccaccaccctgcctctaccaccaccaccacaactcCCACCTCTACCACCACTACCGCAGCGCCCACCCAGCCATGAAG tgtacagtcaatcacacagaaCCCCTTCAGTCACCAGGACCAGTACTTACCCTGCAG TGTTGTCCAACCAAGCAGCCAGTCCCCCGTTGGAAACCTCACATCTTTTTCTGACATCCAGCCATGGAG AGTTTACCAGTCAGGCACCACagctccccaccaccaccaccctgcctctaccaccaccatcacctctaCCACCACTACCACAGCTTCCAACGATTTCGCCTCTGCCAGCACCACCACAGCTTCCATCGAAGTCACCTCTTTTTCGAACATCCAGCCATGGAG ATTTTTGCAGACTTGTTCTGCAGCACCTCCGGACGATTGAGGAGGAGATTAAGGaggttaaaggcgtcacgcagtggcgataa
- the LOC132874867 gene encoding cyclin-dependent kinase 12-like isoform X1, with product MKMSEAEFTSQAPQVPTTTTLPLPPPPQLPPLPPLPQRPPSHEVYSQSHRTPSVTRTSTYPAVLSNQAASPPLETSHLFLTSSHGEFTSQAPQLPTTTTLPLPPPSPLPPLPQLPTISPLPAPPQLPSKSPLFRTSSHGEFTSQAQHHPSNQQISIQQDFCRLVLQHLRTIEEEIKEVKGVTQWR from the exons ATGAAGATGAGTGAAGCTG AGTTTACCAGTCAGGCACCACAGGTCccaaccaccaccaccctgcctctaccaccaccaccacaactcCCACCTCTACCACCACTACCGCAGCGCCCACCCAGCCATGAAG tgtacagtcaatcacacagaaCCCCTTCAGTCACCAGGACCAGTACTTACCCTGCAG TGTTGTCCAACCAAGCAGCCAGTCCCCCGTTGGAAACCTCACATCTTTTTCTGACATCCAGCCATGGAG AGTTTACCAGTCAGGCACCACagctccccaccaccaccaccctgcctctaccaccaccatcacctctaCCACCACTACCACAGCTTCCAACGATTTCGCCTCTGCCAGCACCACCACAGCTTCCATCGAAGTCACCTCTTTTTCGAACATCCAGCCATGGAG AGTTTACCAGTCAGGCACAGCATCATCCATCAAATCAGCAAATCAGCATCCAGCAAG ATTTTTGCAGACTTGTTCTGCAGCACCTCCGGACGATTGAGGAGGAGATTAAGGaggttaaaggcgtcacgcagtggcgataa